Proteins encoded in a region of the Drosophila gunungcola strain Sukarami chromosome 3L unlocalized genomic scaffold, Dgunungcola_SK_2 000005F, whole genome shotgun sequence genome:
- the LOC128259324 gene encoding uncharacterized protein LOC128259324, whose product MKYKNNRGLILQIQFRTFLRYGFPCLIPFER is encoded by the coding sequence atgaaatacaaaaataatcgTGGCTTAATATTGCAAATTCAGTTCAGAACATTTCTAAGATACGGATTTCCATGTTTAATTCCATTTGAGagataa